From a region of the Besnoitia besnoiti strain Bb-Ger1 chromosome I, whole genome shotgun sequence genome:
- a CDS encoding GalNac (encoded by transcript BESB_002910) — MEESPADAVGKYGRDGDSLSARHPRARSRSGSTSTPPPEDAPASSVAVSAASWPVSRCVCGTLLTAFSLTLFMLLILLSPSSLFSLSGVRSLSRASPSPLRARIGAPESSNRAPQAAAEAPGDARGPGGADGSAAVAALLQNWKPRPRRERRRTHLGHEGGRYGDAPAVIIEPELIEEVNPGADSDRLHGLVGILDDGTPAWTPTPIFFKQSPEQKREAHKGYCFNTKVTDSLSLDRAVPDYASAYCREQRPLFDRLTPPQVDVRTDSNAQHQDSAVSVENAGMEVASLTASNASDGRGLPTTSVVIVLYNENLSVLLRSIHSVLNRTPPSLLKEIIVVDDFSNKETHPWLGEQLEDYVAGTLPKTRLLRLLQRRGLMGARAAGAAVATGETITFLDSHIECSAYWLQPLLFHVKQDWRRVAMPLISTIDADTFRVEEGGLRTLAFTWGMGHHHIDEKIRKRVAQNGDEEAKNRDAPVMSPIMAGGLFTIAKEWWKTLEGYDKEMQIYGGEEFELSFKAWMCGGSLHLVPCSKVGHVFRSSKFWKGQVYAVRGEVIHRNKLRTAHVWMGDYVKIVELVVPRLPPDQPIGDLTELRALRERLQCKDFDWYLKNVYPELKPPNLKASLTGALQNGRFNCCVDTLTAIHEDIGVYPCHFEHGTQAFLYSKESHLLMVAEHTFEECVYGNPATGRLPERPCAEEPAEAGLSRYWLYNEQTKQMQLMDATSTHLHPDNLCMQAVKIQTPKSPYDLVLRKCDPDLKEQSFTFVP, encoded by the exons ATGGAGGAGTCTCCAGCCGATGCCGTCGGCAAGTAcgggcgcgacggagacagtctctcggcgcgtcacccgcgggctcgctctcgctcgggGTCGACGTCTACGCCGCCGCccgaagacgcgccggcctcgtctGTGGCTGTATCTGCCGCGTCGTGGCCGGTATCGCGGTGCGTCTGTGGGACGCTCTTGACGGCATTTTCCCTCACTCTGTTCATGCTGCTtattctcctctctccgagCTCGCTCTTTTCGCTCTCTGgcgtccgctctctctcgcgcgcctcgcccagcccgctgcgcgcgcggatcGGAGCGCCAGAGTCGAGcaaccgcgcgccgcaggccgccgcagaagctccaggagacgcccgcggccccGGGGGAGCTGACGgaagcgccgcagtcgccgcgctgctgcagaactGGAAGCCGCGCCCACGAAGGGAGCGGCGGCGTACGCATCTCGGCCACGAGGGCGGGCGCTACGGAGACGCGCCAGCCGTCATCATCGAGCCCGAGCTGATCGAGGAG GTCAATCCAGGCGCGGACTCGGACCGCCTCCACGGCCTTGTCGGCATCCTCGACGACGGCACGCCGGCGTGGACTCCCACGCCGATCTTCTTCAAACAGTCGCCTgagcagaagcgcgaggcacaCAAAG gaTACTGTTTCAACACAAAGGTAACCGACTCCCTCTCGCTTGACCGCGCAGTGCCTGACTATGCGTCGGCGTACtgccgcgagcagcggccgctGTTTGATCGCCTCACTCCGCCGCAAGTCGACGTGAGGACCGACTCGAATGCTCAGCATCAAGACTCCGCCGTTTCTGTGGAGAACGCAG GCATGGAAGTGGCTTCCCTCACCGCTTCGAATgcgagcgacggccgcggccttccgACTACCAGCGTCGTGATCGTCCTCTATAACGAAAACTTGAGTGTGCTCCTGCGATCCATTCACTCCGTTTTGAATcgcacgccgccgtctctgctgAAGGAGATCATCGTGGTTGACGATTTCTCGAATAAAGAAACGCATCCCTG GCTAGGCGAGCAACTCGAAGACTATGTCGCTGGAACTCTGCCCAAAACGCGCCTCCTTCGACTGCTTCAGCGACGTGGACTCATG ggcgcccgcgctgcaggcgccgcggtcgcgactGGCGAGACAATCACTTTCTTAGACAGCCACATCGAGTGCTCAGCCTACTGGCTTCAGCCGCTTCTTTTCCACGTCAAACAAGACTGGCGCAGAGTCGCCATGCCTCTCATCTCCACCATCGACGCCGACACCTTCCGCGTGGAG GAGGGCGGCTTGAGGACGTTGGCGTTTACGTGGGGAATGGGGCATCACCACATCGACGAGAAAATCCGAAAGCGCGTCGCGCAAAACGgggacgaagaagcgaagaatCGAGACGCTCCCGTGATGTCGCCGATCATGGCTGGGGGCCTCTTCACTATTGCAAAGGAGTG gtGGAAAACGTTGGAAGGCTACGACAAAGAAATGCAGATCTACGGAGGAGAAGAGTTCGAGCTCTCCTTCAAGGCTTGGATGTGCGGAGGCTCCCTCCACTTGGTTCCGTGCAGCAAAGTTGGCCATGTTTTTCGAAGCTCCAAGTTCTGGAAAG GCCAAGTGTACGCAGTTCGCGGCGAAGTCATTCATCGCAACAAGCTGCGCACTGCGCACGTCTGGATGGGGGACTACGTGAAGATCGTAGAGTTGGTGGTGCCGCGGCTCCCGCCTGACCAGCCTATCGGCGACTTGACTgagctgcgggcgctgcgcgaaCGCCTCCAGTGCAAGGACTTCGACTGGTACCTGAAGAACGTCTATCCGGAGCTCAAGCCACCGAACTTGAAGGCGTCGCTCACGGGCGCGCTCCAGAACGGCCGATTCAACTGCTGCGTCGACACTCTCACCGCGATTCACGAGGATATCGGAGTCTATCCTTGCCACTTTGAGCATGGCACGCAG GCCTTTCTGTACTCCAAAGAGAGTCACCTTCTCATGGTCGCGGAGCACACATTCGAGGAGTGCGTGTACGGGAACCCGGCGACGGGACGTCTGCCTGAGCGACcctgcgcagaggagcctgcggaggccggcCTCAGCCGGTACTGGCTCTACAACgagcagacgaagcagatgCAGCTGATGGATGCGACCAGCACCCACCTTCACCCTGATAacctctgcatgcaggccgTGAAAATTCAGACGCCCAAGAGTCCATACGACCTCGTCCTGCGGAAGTGTGACCCAGACCTGAAGGAGCAGAGCTTCACCTTCGTTCCCTAG